The Parasteatoda tepidariorum isolate YZ-2023 chromosome X2, CAS_Ptep_4.0, whole genome shotgun sequence genome includes a region encoding these proteins:
- the LOC107441389 gene encoding frizzled-4, whose amino-acid sequence MILPLLFALFHFSLAWSSSYEMEVTRTCEPIRIDSCKNIGYNVTGMPNFVGHDMQHDAQLQIQTFMPLIQYGCSSRLSFFLCSVYVPMCTDKVPQPIGPCRSLCESVQERCEPVLLEFGFQWPVALNCSQFPPVNNEKHMCMEGPQHEEQKPYRDRRPLRHQKGPGISHPRQNLVNSCRHLRSHDQFYYINITKHCVASCRSNILYSKENKEFAQVWVAVWTGICFLSTMFTLIMFFMNTDRFRFPEKIIILISWCYFLCSFGYLIRLIAGREQTACYWNSHFNESLLVHGGLYNINCTLVFTLLYYFGMASSIWWMILCLNWFLSAGLGWNMERFSTYFHLFAWFVPAVKTIAILVMNGVDADELTGICYVGNQDRQFLVRFVIVPSFTYLAVGVIFLVAGMLAIIKNKSYRTKVSSMDEKWETLMVRVGIFAVLYTVPAICMLVTNFYEFTKKDEWLAHDSTSRPNVELFTLKIFMSLVVGITTGVWLYTSRSPQLRRPKLSSRNQRVCNHQVLLGPQQKMTIV is encoded by the coding sequence ATGATTCTTCctttactttttgcattatttcatttttctttagcATGGAGTTCTTCTTACGAAATGGAAGTAACTCGAACATGCGAACCTATACGAATTGACAGTTGCAAAAATATTGGATATAATGTGACAGGAATGCCGAACTTTGTTGGCCACGATATGCAACACGACGCGCAATTGCAAATCCAGACTTTCATGCCTCTGATTCAATATGGATGTTCTTCGAggctttcattttttctttgttcagtATATGTACCCATGTGTACTGATAAAGTTCCTCAACCTATTGGTCCATGCAGAAGTCTTTGCGAATCAGTGCAAGAACGTTGTGAGCCGGTGCTTTTAGAGTTTGGTTTTCAATGGCCAGTAGCTTTGAACTGTAGCCAATTCCCACCCGTAAATAATGAGAAACATATGTGCATGGAAGGGCCACAACATGAAGAACAAAAACCTTACCGTGATAGACGTCCTTTACGACATCAAAAAGGACCTGGTATTAGCCATCCTAGACAGAATCTTGTCAACAGCTGTAGACATTTGCGTTCACATGAtcagttttattatataaacattaCAAAACATTGTGTAGCATCTTGCCGATCTAACATTCTctattcaaaagaaaacaagGAATTTGCTCAAGTGTGGGTGGCCGTATGGACTGGCATCTGCTTCTTGTCAACTATGTTTACTTTGATTATGTTTTTCATGAATACTGATCGATTCAGATTTCCtgaaaagattataattttaatcagttGGTGTTATTTCCTTTGCAGTTTCGGCTATTTAATCCGACTAATAGCTGGAAGAGAGCAAACTGCCTGTTATTGGAACTCTCACTTCAATGAATCTCTCCTTGTTCATGGTGGTCTTTATAACATTAATTGCACACTTGTTTTCACTCTATTGTATTATTTTGGAATGGCTAGCTCGATTTGGTGGATGATTTTGTGTCTCAACTGGTTTTTGAGTGCTGGTCTTGGCTGGAATATGGAACGTTTCAGTACTTATTTCCATCTCTTTGCCTGGTTCGTCCCTGCTGTCAAAACCATCGCAATTTTAGTAATGAATGGAGTAGATGCTGATGAATTAACTGGCATTTGCTATGTGGGCAATCAGGATCGACAATTTTTAGTGCGCTTCGTTATTGTGCCTTCTTTCACTTATTTAGCAGTTGGTGTTATCTTTCTAGTTGCTGGAATGTTGGCCATTATCAAGAACAAAAGCTACCGAACAAAAGTCAGTAGCATGGACGAGAAGTGGGAAACATTAATGGTTCGAGTTGGAATCTTCGCAGTTTTGTACACAGTTCCAGCAATTTGCATGCTCGTCACCAACTTCTACGAGTTTACAAAAAAGGATGAATGGCTGGCTCATGATTCTACTTCTCGTCCTAATGTAGAACTATTcacacttaaaatattcatgtcCTTGGTTGTTGGCATTACTACTGGTGTATGGTTATACACTTCTAGATCTCCGCAGCTGAGGAGACCCAAATTGAGCTCTCGTAACCAGAGAGTATGTAATCACCAAGTATTGCTGGGTCCTCAGCAAAAAATGACAATTGTCTAA